From a single Sinorhizobium sp. RAC02 genomic region:
- a CDS encoding MocE family 2Fe-2S type ferredoxin, producing the protein MSDTWIEVCAADEIDEEDVIRFDHSGRTFAIYRSPEGTYHATDGLCTHEKIHLADGLVMDHVIECPKHNGRFNYKTGEAKGAPVCVDLKTYPVKVEGGTVFIGL; encoded by the coding sequence ATGAGCGATACCTGGATCGAGGTCTGCGCGGCAGACGAGATCGACGAAGAGGATGTCATCCGCTTCGATCATTCCGGACGCACCTTTGCGATCTATCGCAGCCCGGAAGGCACCTATCACGCGACCGACGGCCTCTGCACCCATGAGAAGATCCACCTCGCCGATGGGCTCGTGATGGATCACGTCATCGAATGTCCCAAGCACAACGGCCGCTTCAACTACAAGACCGGCGAGGCCAAGGGCGCGCCTGTCTGCGTCGACCTCAAGACCTATCCAGTCAAGGTCGAAGGCGGCACCGTTTTCATCGGGCTCTAG
- a CDS encoding LysR family transcriptional regulator: MRLQEDRDEPLFPGEDGDNLQGVALLRSGLKLSHLRMIVAIEEHSQVSAAADALNISQPAASRMLTEMETILKAQLCERVSRGVALTAFGRAFARRARTILLELREVDRELSALKSGTGGSVFLGSVTAPAISLAVPAIQQVSAAYPGIEVNVRVETSNVLAHELLAARQDFIIARVPDDLNPRLFNVTEIGIEKACLIVRKGHPLTEKPVVGLADLPHYDWVFQPAGTLLRRRIEELFIAAGVALPSTVVNTSSILLTTAIVCGSNAIAPVARDMAVFIADVGAQAGEISILNTDFEIDIKPYSLISVKGRALPPSAKLLYDLILQRSRMLSPD, from the coding sequence ATGCGCTTGCAAGAGGACAGGGACGAGCCACTTTTTCCAGGCGAAGATGGCGACAACCTTCAGGGTGTCGCCCTGCTGCGCAGCGGCCTGAAGCTCAGCCACCTGCGCATGATCGTGGCCATCGAGGAGCACAGCCAGGTGAGTGCGGCCGCCGATGCGCTGAACATCTCGCAGCCCGCCGCGTCGCGCATGCTGACGGAAATGGAAACGATCCTCAAGGCCCAGCTCTGCGAGCGTGTGTCGCGCGGCGTCGCGCTCACCGCCTTCGGGCGAGCCTTCGCGCGACGCGCCCGCACCATCCTGCTCGAACTGCGTGAAGTCGATCGCGAGCTTTCCGCGCTGAAATCCGGCACCGGCGGTTCGGTCTTCCTCGGTTCGGTGACGGCGCCGGCGATCAGCCTTGCCGTGCCGGCCATCCAGCAGGTGAGTGCCGCCTATCCCGGCATCGAGGTGAACGTGCGCGTGGAGACAAGCAACGTGCTCGCCCACGAACTGCTTGCCGCAAGGCAGGATTTCATCATCGCCCGTGTACCGGACGATCTCAACCCGCGCCTGTTCAACGTCACCGAGATCGGCATCGAAAAGGCCTGCCTCATCGTGCGCAAGGGCCACCCGCTGACGGAAAAGCCCGTCGTCGGCCTCGCCGACCTGCCGCATTACGACTGGGTGTTCCAGCCGGCCGGCACACTGCTGAGGCGGCGCATCGAGGAACTGTTCATCGCGGCGGGCGTCGCCCTGCCCTCCACGGTCGTCAACACCTCGTCCATCCTGCTGACCACCGCCATCGTCTGCGGCTCGAACGCGATCGCCCCTGTCGCCCGTGACATGGCGGTCTTCATCGCCGATGTCGGCGCGCAGGCGGGTGAAATCAGCATCCTCAACACCGACTTCGAAATCGACATCAAGCCATACAGCCTCATTTCCGTGAAAGGCAGGGCGCTGCCCCCGAGCGCCAAACTGCTCTATGATCTGATCTTGCAACGCAGCCGGATGCTTTCGCCCGACTGA
- a CDS encoding 3-methyl-2-oxobutanoate hydroxymethyltransferase produces the protein MKTKRPTVADVQAMKGKRQLTMLRVVTLEEAAAAEQAGIDLVSVPPALLGPAFREAAPTVFAFPGLEYGDLVTTDDYLRGAFQAMKAGGDAVYCAAGLSTVRRLREEGIPVCGHVGLIPSKATWTGGFKAVGKTAESALEIWRQVKALEEAGAFAAEIEVVPGEIAAAISAKTSLVMLSMGAGTGCDAQYLFADDVLGQNRGHYPRHAKVYRNFAAEHDRFQQERIAAFREYADDVRSGAYPEKAHLVGIAPAELAAFLDRLDA, from the coding sequence GTGAAGACCAAAAGACCGACGGTCGCCGACGTTCAGGCGATGAAGGGCAAGCGCCAGCTCACCATGCTGCGCGTCGTGACGCTGGAAGAGGCTGCGGCTGCCGAGCAGGCGGGCATTGACCTCGTCTCCGTGCCGCCCGCGCTGCTTGGGCCCGCCTTCCGCGAGGCGGCCCCGACGGTCTTTGCCTTCCCCGGGCTCGAATATGGTGACCTCGTCACGACGGACGACTATCTGCGCGGCGCCTTCCAGGCGATGAAGGCGGGCGGCGACGCCGTCTATTGTGCGGCCGGTCTCTCGACGGTGCGGCGCCTTCGGGAAGAAGGCATCCCGGTTTGCGGTCATGTCGGCCTCATTCCCTCCAAGGCGACATGGACGGGAGGCTTCAAGGCCGTCGGCAAGACGGCGGAAAGCGCACTGGAAATCTGGCGCCAGGTCAAGGCGCTGGAAGAGGCCGGCGCCTTTGCCGCTGAAATCGAGGTTGTGCCGGGCGAAATCGCCGCGGCGATCAGCGCCAAGACCTCGCTCGTCATGCTCTCGATGGGGGCCGGCACCGGATGCGATGCGCAATATCTCTTCGCGGACGACGTGCTCGGCCAGAACCGTGGCCACTATCCGCGCCACGCCAAGGTCTACCGCAACTTCGCGGCTGAACATGACCGGTTCCAGCAGGAGCGCATCGCCGCCTTCCGGGAGTATGCGGATGACGTGCGTTCCGGCGCCTATCCGGAGAAGGCGCATCTCGTCGGCATCGCGCCGGCAGAACTTGCTGCCTTCCTTGATCGTCTCGACGCCTGA
- a CDS encoding FAD-dependent oxidoreductase: MANFVIVGAGECGARAAFALREKGFDGAITLIGSEVHLPYERPPLSKDALVAGAGPKLVADAARYAEARIDVLTGRTVLEIDRAGKRILFDDGAALPYDRLLIATGARPRALPGTRHGGRIAALRSHDDAVRIRAHLVEGSHVAILGGGFIGLELAASARTLGATVTLIEGLPRVLSRGVPAEIAAIVANRHVAEGVEILCGAKVAGVEELPGEVCITLEGGRIVSANLLVVGIGAVPNTELAEAAGLAVENGIAVDGLLRTSDPDIFAAGDCTSYPLPLYGDRRIRLESWRNAQEQGQLAAANMLGGAEAHSAVPWFWSDQYDMTLQIAGLADGAATTVRREVGEGAFILFHLDADGRLIAASGIGQGNVVARDIRLAEMLIAARVHPDPAELAAPEIKLKKLLAA; encoded by the coding sequence ATGGCGAATTTCGTCATCGTCGGCGCCGGTGAATGCGGTGCGCGCGCGGCTTTTGCGCTCCGCGAAAAAGGGTTCGATGGCGCGATTACGCTGATCGGCAGCGAAGTCCATCTGCCTTACGAGCGCCCGCCGCTGTCCAAGGATGCCCTGGTCGCCGGGGCCGGCCCGAAGCTCGTTGCCGACGCGGCGCGCTATGCCGAGGCACGGATCGACGTGCTTACCGGTCGCACCGTTTTGGAAATCGACCGTGCCGGCAAGCGCATCCTGTTCGATGACGGCGCCGCACTCCCCTATGACAGGCTGTTGATTGCCACCGGCGCCCGGCCGCGCGCCTTGCCGGGCACACGCCACGGCGGGCGCATCGCCGCGCTGCGCAGCCATGACGATGCCGTACGTATTCGCGCGCATCTGGTGGAGGGCAGCCATGTCGCCATTCTCGGCGGCGGTTTCATCGGCCTCGAACTTGCCGCAAGTGCACGCACGCTCGGCGCGACGGTCACCCTCATCGAAGGCCTGCCGCGCGTGCTGAGCCGCGGTGTGCCGGCTGAGATCGCGGCGATCGTCGCAAATCGGCATGTCGCCGAAGGGGTGGAGATCCTGTGTGGTGCCAAGGTCGCCGGGGTCGAAGAATTGCCGGGCGAGGTGTGCATCACGCTGGAAGGCGGACGGATTGTTTCGGCAAACCTGCTCGTTGTGGGTATCGGCGCTGTGCCGAACACGGAGCTGGCGGAAGCGGCCGGTCTTGCGGTTGAAAACGGCATCGCGGTGGATGGCCTGCTGCGCACGTCCGATCCCGATATCTTTGCCGCCGGCGACTGCACGTCCTATCCGTTGCCGCTCTATGGCGACCGCCGCATTCGCCTGGAATCCTGGCGCAATGCGCAGGAGCAGGGCCAACTCGCCGCAGCCAACATGCTCGGCGGCGCGGAAGCGCACTCCGCCGTGCCGTGGTTCTGGTCGGACCAGTACGACATGACGCTGCAGATTGCCGGGCTTGCCGATGGTGCGGCCACGACGGTCCGGCGCGAGGTGGGCGAGGGGGCCTTCATCCTGTTCCACCTCGACGCCGATGGTCGGCTGATTGCGGCGAGCGGCATCGGGCAGGGCAATGTGGTTGCCCGCGACATCCGGCTTGCCGAAATGCTGATTGCCGCGCGCGTCCATCCCGACCCGGCCGAGCTTGCGGCACCCGAAATCAAGCTCAAGAAACTGCTCGCCGCCTGA
- a CDS encoding aldehyde dehydrogenase family protein: MTMHQNLIAGEWVGSDAIRNINPSNTDDVVGEYARASVEDAKAAIAAAKAAFPAWSRSGILERHAILRKTAEEILARKDELGRLLSREEGKTLAEGIGETVRAGQIFDFFAGECLRLAGEVLPSVRPNIGVEITREPAGVVGIITPWNFPIAIPAWKIAPALCYGNTVVFKPAELVPGCSWAIVDILVRAGLPKGVLNLVMGKGSVVGQTMLDSPDVQGITFTGSTGTGKRVALASVEHNRKYQLEMGGKNPFVVLDDADLTVAVEAAVNSAFFSTGQRCTASSRVIVTEGIHDRFVAAVGERLKSVVVDDALKAGTHIGPVVDESQLRQDTDYIEIGRQEGAKLAFGGELLKRDTPGFYLAPALFTEATNDMRISREEIFGPVAAVIRVKDYEEALAVANDTPFGLSSGIATTSLKHATHFKRNAEAGMVMVNLPTAGVDFHVPFGGRKGSSHGSREQGRYANEFYTTVKTAYTLA, encoded by the coding sequence ATGACCATGCACCAGAACCTGATTGCCGGCGAATGGGTCGGCTCGGACGCAATTCGCAACATCAACCCGTCGAATACCGACGACGTGGTGGGCGAATATGCCCGCGCTTCGGTCGAGGACGCCAAGGCGGCCATCGCGGCGGCGAAGGCGGCTTTCCCGGCCTGGTCACGCTCCGGCATCCTCGAACGCCATGCGATCCTGCGCAAGACCGCGGAAGAGATCCTCGCCCGCAAGGACGAACTCGGCCGCCTGCTGTCGCGCGAAGAGGGCAAGACGCTGGCCGAAGGCATCGGCGAGACGGTGCGCGCCGGGCAGATCTTCGATTTCTTCGCAGGCGAGTGCCTGCGCCTTGCCGGCGAAGTGCTGCCCTCGGTGCGGCCCAACATCGGCGTCGAGATCACCCGCGAACCGGCCGGCGTCGTCGGCATCATCACGCCGTGGAATTTCCCGATCGCCATCCCCGCCTGGAAGATCGCGCCGGCGCTGTGTTACGGCAATACCGTCGTCTTCAAGCCGGCCGAACTCGTACCCGGCTGTTCCTGGGCGATCGTCGATATCCTCGTGCGCGCCGGCCTGCCGAAGGGGGTGCTGAACCTCGTTATGGGCAAGGGTTCCGTCGTCGGCCAGACGATGCTCGACAGCCCCGACGTGCAGGGCATCACGTTTACCGGCTCCACCGGCACGGGCAAACGCGTCGCACTCGCCTCCGTCGAACATAACCGCAAATACCAGCTCGAAATGGGCGGCAAGAACCCCTTCGTCGTGCTCGACGATGCGGACCTCACCGTCGCCGTCGAGGCTGCCGTCAACTCGGCCTTCTTCTCCACCGGCCAGCGCTGTACGGCCTCCTCGCGCGTCATCGTGACGGAAGGCATCCACGACAGGTTCGTCGCTGCCGTCGGTGAGCGCCTGAAGAGCGTCGTCGTCGATGATGCGCTGAAGGCCGGCACGCATATCGGTCCGGTCGTCGATGAAAGCCAACTGAGGCAGGACACGGACTACATCGAGATCGGCAGACAAGAGGGCGCAAAACTCGCCTTCGGTGGTGAGTTGCTGAAGCGCGACACGCCCGGCTTCTATCTGGCGCCCGCGCTCTTCACCGAGGCGACGAACGACATGCGCATCTCGCGGGAAGAGATTTTCGGCCCGGTCGCCGCGGTCATCCGCGTCAAGGACTACGAGGAGGCGCTGGCCGTCGCCAACGACACGCCGTTCGGCCTGTCCTCCGGCATTGCCACCACGAGCCTCAAGCACGCGACGCATTTCAAGCGCAATGCCGAGGCCGGCATGGTCATGGTCAACCTGCCGACGGCGGGCGTCGATTTCCACGTGCCGTTCGGCGGCCGCAAAGGCTCGTCGCATGGCTCGCGCGAGCAGGGCCGCTACGCCAACGAATTCTACACAACCGTCAAGACCGCCTACACCCTGGCGTGA
- the chvE gene encoding multiple monosaccharide ABC transporter substrate-binding protein: MKLITSLLAAAAISVASFVAPSFAQDKGMVGISMPTKTSTRWISDGETMEKLFKDAGYTPDLQFADDDIPNQLAQIENMVTKGAKVLVIGAIDGTTLSDILQKSADAGVKVIAYDRLIRDSGNVDYYATFDNFQVGVLQATSLVDGLKAKFPDTKPWNVELFGGSPDDNNAFFFYDGAMSVIQPLIDSGAIVVKSGQTGMETVGTLRWDGAVAQARMENLLSSTYTDGRVDGVLSPYDGLSIGILSALKGVGYGSGDQPMAIVTGQDAELPSVKSILADEQYSTVFKDTRELAKVTVSMVNAILEGKEPEVNDTKTYDNGVKVIPSYLLKPVAVDKSNAERILVTDSAYYTADQLKN, encoded by the coding sequence ATGAAACTGATCACTTCGCTTCTCGCCGCCGCTGCCATCAGCGTTGCGTCGTTCGTTGCGCCGTCCTTTGCCCAGGACAAGGGCATGGTCGGCATCTCCATGCCCACCAAGACCTCGACCCGCTGGATTTCCGATGGCGAGACGATGGAAAAGCTGTTCAAGGACGCCGGTTATACGCCGGACCTGCAGTTTGCTGACGACGACATTCCGAACCAGCTCGCCCAGATCGAAAACATGGTCACCAAGGGTGCCAAGGTTCTCGTCATCGGCGCCATCGACGGCACGACGCTGTCCGACATCCTGCAGAAGTCTGCCGATGCCGGCGTGAAGGTCATCGCCTATGACCGCCTTATCCGCGATTCGGGCAATGTCGACTACTACGCCACCTTCGACAACTTCCAGGTCGGCGTTCTACAGGCCACCAGCCTCGTCGACGGCCTGAAGGCAAAATTCCCGGACACCAAGCCGTGGAACGTCGAACTCTTCGGCGGTTCGCCGGACGATAACAATGCCTTCTTCTTCTACGATGGCGCAATGTCGGTCATCCAGCCGCTGATCGACAGCGGCGCGATCGTCGTCAAGTCGGGCCAGACCGGCATGGAAACGGTCGGTACGCTGCGTTGGGATGGTGCCGTTGCCCAGGCCCGCATGGAAAACCTGCTCTCCTCGACCTACACCGACGGCCGCGTTGATGGCGTTCTGTCGCCCTACGATGGTCTCTCCATCGGTATCCTGTCGGCCCTGAAGGGTGTTGGCTACGGCTCGGGCGACCAGCCGATGGCGATCGTCACCGGCCAGGACGCCGAACTGCCGTCCGTCAAGTCGATCCTCGCCGACGAGCAGTACTCGACGGTCTTCAAGGACACCCGCGAACTGGCCAAGGTCACCGTCAGCATGGTCAACGCCATCCTGGAAGGCAAGGAGCCGGAAGTGAACGACACGAAGACCTATGACAACGGCGTCAAGGTCATTCCGTCCTACCTCCTGAAGCCGGTTGCCGTCGACAAGTCCAATGCCGAGAGGATCCTTGTCACGGACTCCGCCTACTACACGGCTGACCAGTTGAAGAACTAA
- the mmsA gene encoding multiple monosaccharide ABC transporter ATP-binding protein: protein MSKTLLEMRGITKTFPGVKALDNVNLKVREGEIHALVGENGAGKSTLMKVLSGVYPAGSYEGEIHFDGEVRRFSTISDSEHLGIIIIHQELALVPLLSIAENIFLGNEVATNGIIDWKLAFRRTQELLNKVGLKEPPGTLITDIGVGKQQLVEIAKALSKKVRLLILDEPTASLNEKDSDALLKLLTEFRAQGMTSIIISHKLNEIKKVADQITILRDGGTVETLDCHNEDISEDRIIKGMVGRAMEDRYPAREPKIGETLLEVKNWNVFHQHHRDRQFLHDVSFNVRAGEVVGIAGLMGAGRTETAMSIFGRSWGHKITGDVLMHGKPVDVSTIQKAIKAGLAYVTEDRKHLGLVLINNIMHNTTLANLKGVSNATVIDNHQEAKVAAGYRSKLRIRSHSIYQEAVNLSGGNQQKVVLSKWLFTNPEVLILDEPTRGIDVGAKFEIYTIINQLAAEGKGILMISSEMPELLGTCDRIYVMNEGRIVAELSKAEASQESIMRAIMRSGEKH from the coding sequence ATGAGCAAAACCCTTCTCGAAATGCGTGGCATCACGAAGACGTTTCCGGGCGTAAAGGCGCTCGACAACGTCAACCTGAAGGTCCGCGAAGGCGAGATCCACGCCCTTGTCGGCGAGAATGGCGCCGGCAAATCCACCCTCATGAAAGTGTTGAGCGGCGTCTATCCAGCCGGCTCCTATGAGGGGGAAATCCATTTCGACGGCGAAGTCCGTCGCTTTTCCACGATCTCCGACAGCGAGCATCTGGGCATCATCATCATCCACCAGGAGCTGGCGCTCGTGCCGCTTCTGTCGATCGCCGAAAACATCTTCCTCGGCAACGAGGTGGCGACGAACGGCATCATCGACTGGAAACTGGCGTTCCGGCGCACGCAGGAACTGCTGAACAAGGTGGGCCTCAAGGAGCCGCCAGGCACGCTGATCACCGATATCGGCGTCGGAAAGCAGCAGCTCGTCGAGATCGCCAAGGCGCTCTCGAAAAAGGTGCGCCTGCTCATCCTCGATGAGCCGACCGCCTCGCTCAACGAGAAAGACTCCGACGCGCTCCTGAAGCTGCTGACGGAGTTCCGTGCACAGGGCATGACCTCGATCATCATCTCGCACAAGCTGAACGAGATCAAAAAGGTCGCCGACCAGATCACCATCCTGCGCGATGGCGGCACGGTCGAGACGCTCGACTGTCATAACGAGGATATTTCGGAAGACCGCATCATCAAGGGCATGGTCGGTCGTGCGATGGAAGACCGCTACCCGGCGCGCGAGCCGAAGATCGGCGAGACGCTGCTGGAAGTGAAGAACTGGAACGTCTTCCACCAGCACCACCGCGACCGGCAATTCCTGCACGATGTCAGCTTCAACGTGCGCGCCGGCGAAGTCGTCGGCATTGCCGGGCTGATGGGCGCCGGACGCACCGAGACGGCGATGAGCATTTTCGGCCGGTCCTGGGGCCACAAGATCACCGGCGATGTCCTGATGCACGGCAAGCCTGTCGATGTCAGCACGATCCAGAAGGCGATCAAGGCGGGTCTCGCCTATGTCACCGAGGATCGCAAGCATCTCGGTCTCGTACTGATCAACAACATCATGCACAACACGACGCTGGCCAATCTCAAGGGTGTGTCGAATGCGACGGTGATTGACAACCACCAGGAAGCCAAGGTCGCGGCGGGCTACCGCTCGAAGCTGCGCATCCGCTCGCATTCCATCTATCAGGAAGCGGTCAATCTTTCCGGTGGCAACCAGCAGAAGGTCGTCCTGTCTAAGTGGCTCTTCACCAATCCCGAGGTTTTGATCCTCGATGAACCGACGCGCGGCATCGATGTCGGCGCGAAGTTCGAAATCTATACAATCATCAACCAGCTTGCCGCCGAGGGCAAGGGCATCCTGATGATCTCGTCGGAGATGCCGGAACTGCTCGGGACCTGCGATCGCATCTATGTCATGAACGAAGGACGCATCGTGGCCGAGCTCTCCAAGGCCGAAGCAAGCCAAGAATCCATCATGCGCGCCATCATGCGCTCCGGGGAGAAACACTAA
- a CDS encoding fatty acid desaturase family protein, which yields MKPTKRDYSLLGRDAEAAVANGLAAAEWYHTDIPRKEMKALMQRSDGPAIRDTAIWLGTMLVTAAAGIWFWGTWWAVPFFLVYGVLYGSASDSRWHECGHGTAFKTLWMNDAVYQIACFMIMRNPVTWRWSHTRHHTDTVIVGRDPEIAVMRPPDLLRLVLNFFGLLDAWHAVVDMVRNASGVMSAAEKTFVPESEQPKAIRIARIWLAIYVATIALCFATGSILPAMLIGLPRLYGAWHHVLTGLLQHGGLADNVIDHRLNSRTVYMNPFSRFIYWNMNYHVEHHMFPMIPYHALPRLHAMIKHDLPTPNPSMWHGYREMIPAFLRQLRNEDYFLKRDLPATARPYKEEFHAEPAVVAAE from the coding sequence ATGAAGCCGACGAAGCGGGACTACAGCCTTCTTGGCCGCGATGCCGAAGCTGCCGTTGCCAATGGGCTGGCTGCCGCCGAGTGGTATCACACCGACATCCCGCGCAAGGAGATGAAGGCGCTGATGCAGCGCAGCGACGGGCCGGCGATCCGCGATACCGCGATCTGGCTCGGCACGATGCTCGTCACGGCCGCTGCTGGCATCTGGTTCTGGGGAACCTGGTGGGCGGTGCCGTTCTTCCTGGTCTATGGCGTGCTCTACGGTTCGGCGTCGGACTCACGCTGGCACGAATGCGGCCACGGCACGGCTTTCAAGACGCTGTGGATGAACGACGCGGTCTACCAGATCGCCTGCTTCATGATCATGCGCAACCCGGTCACCTGGCGCTGGAGCCATACGCGCCATCACACCGACACGGTCATCGTCGGCCGTGACCCTGAAATCGCCGTCATGCGCCCGCCGGACCTTCTGCGCCTCGTCCTGAACTTCTTTGGCCTGCTCGACGCGTGGCACGCCGTCGTCGATATGGTGCGCAATGCATCAGGCGTGATGAGTGCTGCGGAAAAGACCTTCGTGCCGGAATCGGAGCAGCCGAAGGCGATCCGTATCGCCCGCATCTGGCTTGCGATCTATGTCGCGACCATCGCGCTCTGTTTCGCCACGGGGTCGATCCTGCCAGCCATGCTGATCGGCCTGCCACGGCTCTATGGCGCCTGGCATCATGTGCTGACGGGTCTGCTCCAGCACGGCGGCCTGGCGGACAATGTCATCGATCACCGACTGAACAGCCGCACGGTCTACATGAACCCGTTCAGCCGCTTCATCTATTGGAACATGAACTACCATGTGGAGCACCACATGTTCCCGATGATCCCATACCACGCGCTGCCGCGGCTGCACGCCATGATCAAGCATGACCTGCCGACACCGAACCCGTCCATGTGGCACGGCTACCGAGAAATGATCCCGGCCTTCCTGCGCCAGCTGCGCAACGAGGACTACTTCCTGAAGCGCGACCTGCCCGCGACGGCACGGCCCTACAAGGAAGAGTTTCATGCCGAGCCAGCCGTCGTGGCTGCCGAATAA
- the mmsB gene encoding multiple monosaccharide ABC transporter permease yields the protein MATDTSTQRAQPSVGEYLKKNIREYGLLVALVVIMIFFQILTNGVLFRPVNITNLVLQNSFIVIMALGMLLIIVAGHIDLSVGSIVAFTGAISAIMLVKWGLPAIIVVPLCILVGAIMGAAQGYWVAYQKIPSFIVTLAGMLVFRGMTYVVLGGRPVGPFPKDFQILSTGFVPDFLSITDPATSLIKNYFALVMIVLLVAYAVYAGLRERRMNAVHETENEPFAFFAVQMAIIGAVAIFLGFQLSTYRGLPNVLVIMGVLIVLYTFVTTRTTIGRRIYAMGGNEKAAKLSGINTERLTFYTFVNMGALAALAGMIIAARLNSATPKAGVGFELDVIAACFIGGASASGGVGKITGAVIGAFIMGVMNNGMSIMGIGIDYQQLIKGLVLLAAVFFDVYNKNKG from the coding sequence ATGGCCACCGATACATCGACCCAGAGAGCCCAGCCTTCGGTGGGAGAGTACCTCAAGAAGAACATCCGCGAATACGGCCTGTTGGTCGCGCTCGTGGTGATCATGATCTTCTTCCAGATCCTCACCAACGGCGTGCTCTTCCGCCCGGTCAACATCACCAACCTGGTGCTGCAGAACTCGTTCATCGTCATCATGGCGCTCGGCATGTTGCTGATCATCGTGGCGGGACATATCGACCTGTCGGTCGGCTCCATCGTCGCCTTCACCGGCGCCATATCGGCAATCATGCTGGTGAAATGGGGGCTGCCGGCGATCATCGTCGTGCCGCTCTGCATCCTCGTCGGCGCGATCATGGGGGCGGCGCAAGGCTATTGGGTCGCATACCAGAAGATCCCGTCCTTCATCGTGACACTCGCCGGCATGCTGGTTTTCCGCGGCATGACCTATGTCGTGCTCGGCGGCCGCCCGGTTGGCCCGTTCCCGAAGGATTTTCAGATCCTCTCCACGGGTTTCGTGCCGGACTTCCTGTCGATCACCGACCCCGCGACGAGCCTGATCAAGAACTACTTCGCCCTCGTGATGATCGTCCTGCTGGTCGCCTACGCCGTCTATGCCGGCCTGCGCGAGCGGCGCATGAACGCCGTGCATGAGACCGAAAACGAGCCGTTTGCCTTCTTCGCCGTACAGATGGCGATCATCGGCGCGGTGGCAATCTTCCTCGGCTTCCAGCTCTCGACCTATCGCGGCCTGCCGAACGTGCTCGTCATCATGGGCGTGCTGATCGTGCTCTACACCTTCGTGACGACCCGCACGACGATCGGCCGACGCATCTACGCGATGGGCGGAAACGAGAAGGCGGCGAAGCTTTCGGGCATCAATACCGAGCGGCTGACCTTCTACACCTTCGTCAACATGGGCGCGCTCGCGGCCCTTGCCGGCATGATCATCGCGGCCCGCCTCAACTCGGCAACGCCGAAGGCCGGCGTCGGCTTCGAGCTCGACGTCATCGCGGCCTGCTTCATCGGCGGCGCGTCTGCATCCGGCGGCGTCGGCAAGATCACCGGCGCGGTCATCGGCGCCTTCATCATGGGCGTCATGAACAACGGCATGTCGATCATGGGCATCGGCATCGATTACCAGCAGCTCATCAAGGGCCTGGTGCTGCTCGCCGCCGTGTTCTTCGACGTCTACAACAAGAACAAGGGCTGA
- the araD1 gene encoding AraD1 family protein: MLISQVANADGSITVVVREEGGTGRAVNGAGSVYALALEAANSGQSLKAVIEAKGLGDEVSLEAAYAAGRLLSPITHPDAAHVHLTGTGLTHLGSAATRDSMHKKTSEAAEETLTDSMKMFRMGLENGKPKEGEKGVQPEWFYKGNGSQAVAPGAALTSPSFALDGGEEPEMAGIYVIAANGSPFRIGFAVSNEFSDHVTERINYLYLAHSKLRQASFGPEIRVGAAPDDIRGFSRIVRGGKVLWEKPFVSGEANMSHTFANLEYHHFKYGLFRAPGDIHVHMFGTATLSFGDGIRTEEGDVFEIGADGFGLPLRNPLAIATEEEIEIRQL, from the coding sequence ATGCTGATTTCGCAGGTAGCAAATGCCGATGGGTCGATCACCGTGGTCGTGCGGGAAGAGGGTGGCACGGGCCGCGCGGTCAACGGTGCGGGCAGCGTCTATGCGCTGGCGCTGGAAGCAGCCAACAGCGGCCAGTCGCTGAAGGCCGTCATCGAGGCCAAGGGCCTTGGCGACGAGGTCAGCCTCGAAGCGGCCTATGCCGCCGGTCGTCTGCTGTCGCCGATCACCCATCCGGATGCGGCACACGTGCACCTGACCGGTACGGGGCTCACCCATCTTGGCTCCGCCGCGACCCGCGATTCCATGCACAAGAAGACGTCGGAAGCGGCTGAAGAGACGCTGACCGATTCGATGAAGATGTTCCGCATGGGCCTCGAAAACGGCAAGCCGAAAGAAGGCGAAAAGGGCGTTCAGCCGGAATGGTTCTACAAGGGCAATGGCAGCCAGGCCGTCGCGCCGGGTGCAGCCTTGACCTCGCCCTCCTTCGCGCTTGATGGCGGTGAAGAGCCGGAAATGGCGGGAATCTACGTCATCGCCGCCAATGGTTCGCCATTCCGTATCGGCTTTGCGGTCTCGAACGAGTTCTCCGACCATGTGACGGAGCGCATCAACTACCTCTATCTCGCCCATTCGAAGCTGCGCCAGGCGAGCTTCGGCCCGGAAATCCGCGTGGGTGCGGCACCGGACGATATCCGGGGCTTCTCGCGCATCGTGCGTGGCGGCAAGGTTCTCTGGGAAAAGCCGTTCGTTTCGGGCGAGGCGAACATGTCCCACACCTTCGCCAACCTGGAATACCATCATTTCAAGTACGGCCTGTTCCGCGCGCCGGGCGATATCCACGTTCACATGTTCGGTACGGCGACGCTGTCCTTCGGTGACGGCATCCGCACGGAGGAGGGCGACGTGTTCGAGATCGGCGCCGATGGTTTTGGTCTGCCGCTGCGCAATCCGCTGGCAATCGCCACGGAAGAAGAGATCGAAATCCGCCAATTGTAA